One Peptococcaceae bacterium genomic window carries:
- a CDS encoding aspartate-semialdehyde dehydrogenase, which translates to MKQYRVAVVGLGAVGREMIATLEKSALPICELVPLVRRNEGEKIGFRGETCVSRLVQKGCFKDIDFALFSAGEQASRELAPLALDEGAVVVDNSNAFRMEPDVPLVVPEVNPLEAKKHRGLIANPNCSTIQMVVALKPLHDRFKIKRVVVSTYQSVSGTGLQAIDELNGQVQAYVAGRELAREVYPHQIAFNVLPHIDVFMENGYTKEEMKMHNETRKILGDSDIRVTATTVRVPVVRCHSEAVNIETEKPLPDVEEIRNILANAPGVVVVDDVANNLYPLAIDCQYRYEVFVGRIRKDYTVANGLNMWIVADNLLKGAALNAVQIVELLVARNWAAAGRQKMLAV; encoded by the coding sequence ATGAAACAGTACAGAGTGGCGGTAGTGGGACTGGGCGCTGTGGGAAGAGAGATGATTGCTACCCTCGAAAAGTCTGCGCTGCCTATATGTGAACTCGTACCCCTGGTGAGAAGGAATGAAGGGGAAAAGATCGGTTTCCGGGGTGAAACGTGCGTTTCCAGGCTGGTTCAGAAAGGTTGCTTCAAGGATATAGATTTTGCCCTGTTTTCCGCCGGCGAGCAGGCGAGCCGCGAACTGGCCCCGCTTGCCCTGGATGAAGGGGCGGTGGTCGTCGATAACAGCAACGCCTTTAGGATGGAACCGGACGTCCCCCTGGTTGTGCCGGAAGTCAATCCCCTTGAGGCCAAAAAACACCGCGGCCTGATTGCCAATCCAAACTGTTCGACCATCCAGATGGTTGTGGCGTTGAAACCGCTTCACGACCGCTTCAAGATAAAAAGGGTCGTTGTTTCCACTTACCAGTCCGTTTCCGGAACCGGCCTGCAGGCCATCGACGAGTTGAACGGGCAGGTCCAGGCCTATGTCGCCGGCCGCGAACTGGCTCGCGAGGTGTATCCCCACCAGATCGCCTTCAATGTGCTGCCGCACATCGATGTTTTCATGGAAAACGGCTATACCAAAGAAGAGATGAAGATGCATAACGAGACCAGGAAGATCCTGGGCGACAGCGACATCCGGGTTACGGCCACAACAGTGCGCGTTCCCGTGGTCCGCTGCCATTCGGAAGCGGTCAATATCGAAACGGAAAAGCCGCTGCCGGACGTGGAAGAGATAAGGAATATACTGGCCAATGCGCCGGGGGTCGTTGTTGTCGATGATGTGGCCAACAATCTCTACCCGCTGGCTATTGACTGCCAGTACAGGTACGAAGTTTTCGTGGGCCGCATCCGCAAAGACTACACCGTGGCCAACGGTCTCAACATGTGGATAGTGGCGGACAACCTGCTGAAAGGCGCCGCTCTCAATGCCGTGCAGATTGTGGAGCTCCTGGTTGCCAGGAACTGGGCGGCGGCGGGACGCCAAAAGATGTTAGCCGTGTAA